CTCAATAGAATTAGAGACActttaaagaaaacattATCCATGACATCCCTGAAACCTGCAGTCACATACGATTTTCTCCATGCCAGCAAAAATGGGACGTCATTGTCATCGTCAAAATCTGGCCtcgtgaaaaaaaactctaCGTTCGTGTTGGACCCCAGACCACCAAAAAATAGCTTGATGAACGGTTGTTTCAGTACAACTCCGGAATCTCGCTCTAACTTCAATACCCCTAAAAGCCTATCTAGGCAAAATTCCTCCACCAGTGTGAAGAAATATGTCAATGAGATGGACTTGCTTCTGACGCCACGTACAGCTTCGATGAGCAGCAACGATACCACAGCTATTAACGACAACGATATCAATAACGATAATAATTCTGCAAGAAAACATGCAGCCTCATTCCAGGTAAATGTTGATGATTCTGATGGTGATGAAACCATGCAGATATAGTATTTGACCACAACTgggctttttttcttcttttttacttgGGATGGCACTTAATGAAATCTAGAAttaattattcttttcttgaaaaaataaatctaAATGTAATATATGAAAATAATTATGGTAAACTACGAATATAATAATTAAAATGCAAAATGCTGCATTTCTGAATACTTGTTCTACCCGTTGTACTATTACATTGTTTATAATGGTTAGTTTTTCGCGCCTTTCATTACCCGTCGCGTTCATTTTTCGGACATCCGAAAATTATCCATTTTAGACACTTAAGATGAGTGAGTGATGTATTGCATTGCACTCCCCCGTGTAATTGATTTACCACTTGTCCCAGTGATCATTCAGTTTATCTACCATCGTGCAAAATGTGGCTGACTGAGGCTCAAAGTATGTTTTTCTGTATTCGAAGTGCACATTGCTTCTCCTAAAAACCCTGATTCCTTCATCACTAaccaataatttttcattagaATTTGGTGTGGCTTTCACTTTTGGcggttttcttttctttttgtttggtATATTTACTCTCTTTGATCGTGCTTTATTAGCTTTGGGtaatattttgtttttaattGGGGTGTTTTTAATTATTGGTTCGCAGAAGACTtatgttttctttacaAGACCAAATAAAAGGCGTGGCTCACTGCTGTTCGTAGTTGGTTCTCTTCTGATATTATTGAAGTGgactttttttggctttatAATTGAATCGCTGGGTATTATTGGCCTTTTTGGTGACTTCTTCGGCGTTATCGTACAGTTTTTGAGGTCAATGCCCATCATTGGTCCAATACTTTCTCACCCTGCAGTTGCTCCAATCGTAGATAAATTAGCAGGTGTGCGGGTTCTTCCGGTGTAGTGGCATCTCTTTATGTGTGCATATTACGGATAAAATTATCGAACTTTCTATAGGTATAAACAGAAAAATTAATAGTATTTACATGATTATCGCTTTCCTCTACGATACTGATTCGACAAAATCTAATACAGTGTTATCATCACCATACTGGCCTACTATCTGAAGACCTATCGGGGTCCTCTCTTTCAAGGGCATTGATAGACTCGGTAGCCCAGCTAGTGACATGGGGACTGTGAAGATATCGTTGATATATGAATTGGCGGGGGATTtactttcatcttcttcaaactcTTTTAGTGTCCCAGGAAGCTTAGATGATGTTGGCACCAGTAGTACATCTAAGCcttttggattttcttCAGCATTAGTTAGAACATTTGGAAATCTGAAAATCTTGTCAAATTCATCAACCAAATCTACTCGTAGTCTCTCAGCCTTGATAAAATTGTTCTTAAACCCGTCCGAACAAAGATTATAATTACCCAAAATGATTCTATTTTTTACTTCTACCCCAAATTTAGACCTGGTAGGTGCAAATAAAATACCGTCCTTTATGTCAAGTTTGGAATCTCTGTATCCATATCTGATACCATCATACCTTGATAGATTGGAGGCAGCTTCTGCAGGCGATAGAGTATAATAAATTGGTAGACTATTTTTTACCGACGGAATGGATACGGGGTATATTTCATGCCCTAGACTCACCAGcttcttcaagaaagtAAAGTACGATTCGTGAAATTGCTTGGGCAAACCTTCGTGATTGAATTCCTTTACAATACCGATTttccaagttttttttatttttttattcttttctattAGCCCACGCAATTCCTCATTCAAGGAAGTGGGGTCTTTTGCATCATACTTATCCAACACCAGAAATACTTTTCGTAGAATATCTATCTTCTTGCTTAAAATGCCTACCGTATCTAAAGATTGAGAATAGGCTATGACGCCAAACCTAGATAAACGTCCGTAGGATGGCTTAAATCCTAAAACAGAACCGTAGCACGCAGGTAATCTAACAGAGCCACCGGTATCTGTTCCTAGGGCAAAATCTACCAGATCGCAGGCAACACTCGCAGCAGCCCCAGAGGATGAACCACCCATAATCCTTTTTTCCTCGTGAGGATATAAAGGATTGATTACGGGTCCCCTTATCGAGTGTATTCCTCCTGATCCCATTCCAAACTCATCCAAGTTTGTCTTACCTAAAATATGCACTCCGGCCTGTTTTAATAACTTTACCACGGTAGCATCATACGGCGATTTGTAATTCTCAAGTATATGCGAGGCACATGTTGTTGGAAGGTCTTTAGTGACTATATTATCTTTAATGCTCACAGCATAACCTGCCAATTCCTtacttatttcttccttatTTGATAGTGTGTAGGGCGACGGACTAACGCTGGTGAATATATTATATCTTGATTGTAGGCTGGATAGCCTTTCAAGTGACTGTTTCAAAGAACGTTTTAGGGGCATCGTTGCATGGTATGATTTTCCAGCTGAAGCCCTGCCTTTTAATTCTAATAAGGGTTTTTGTAGATTTATGAacgttctttttttctatacatgttgaaaaaaaccataTGTAAATGATAAACCTGAAGAATGCGAAGAATTTACCGCCAATGAACGTCATAGATTTAAGTGATCCAGCAATTAGTGTAGATTATGATAGTTTGATTGGTattaatgatgaagattcTCAAGGTATTTTCGAGAATGAGGTGAAGGAAGATGCACAGCAAGAACAGCGAGAAGAATTATTTCCCACTAACGATGGGCTCATTGTTGAACCCAAACGTGATGTTGAGAGCCTGAGAAGGGCTATTAGAGATCAATTGTTGTTCAATGTGCACAGGCAGAGACAGTCGGATTGTGTAGAAGAGAGGAGAGTGATCAGcgatgaagataatgaaagTCGACaacaaaaattagaaaGAATAAGGCAAGAGTTAGAGGAGCTGAGAATGGAAGATTCAGCTCTTGAAACGCAAAATGAGATTAAGGAGTTATGCAACCTTCAATCAAGGTTAGCAATAGAGTCGTCAAGAAGACTCGCCATTTTGCAAAGGGAGCTCATCGGGGAAGACAAAGGTCAAACTGCAGTGACATTACCCAATATATCGCTTGATTTGACAACCATcaagaaactaaaaaatCTAGATCAGAAAATATCGGAAATGGAACGATACGTTGGTGCACCAAAAGTTCCAGAGGACCGAGAAGATAGTAAATCGGTGTATAGTAAGGTGAATGAACTATATAGAAGCATACAACTTCTACAAGACGATGAAAAACTGCCAAAGTTTCAAGCAAGACTGATGGAACTCAATAAACAATTCGAAAACTCGTTGTTGggcaaaaaaatgcaaCGAGATCTGAGATTGAGAGATGAAACCATGAGCAAAGTTATTAAGCCCGAAAGCAAAATAAGAGAAATAAATAGCATGTATGCTATGTTCCGGCAGTATCGAGATTCGCTGCCGTTGTTGGCCGATAGAATGAAGAGTCTGAACAAAATGAACAATCGAGTATTGGAAGTGTACGAAACGACAAAAGGACTGGATTCACAGATTGCAAGCGTCCGAGAACAAGAACAGTTATGGTTCAAGACCTTAAACCAACTGGATAAAAAATTCGATGAGCAAGAGGTGAAAATTCGCCTAAACATGGATCAAATTAGGCGCAAAATCGATTCTCTCGAGGACAACGTTCTACAGAGGAGCAATAAACACAAAGTACAAGAGTGAGTCCTTTAGAACCAGATTTTTTATagtagattttttttgtatccATCCATGTAACagaaaaagggaaaatatgtgtatatacaacaacaataataataataataataatatgaAATATCCGAAAAAATACGTAAAGACAGAAATCatcaaacaaaacaaaatgtTCGCATGATAACAGCGgcctatttcttcttcattctaCCGAAGAAacccttcttcttcttcttttgcttttcctcAGTCTGTACGTGCTGTTGTGGTTGATACACAGCTTGTTCACCGTACATTTGACTGGAGGCACCACCACCCGCTTGTTGGGGCATACCGTTAGCATCGTAGGTCACGGCCGCACCAAACATGGGGAAATCAGGTCTTACGCGGAACCCGTAGGTTGGGGTTTCTAACTGTTGGGCCCAGACCGGGTCTCCAGAGACAGCATACTCGAAACTTCTAATCGTATCCAAGGGTCTTTCGTCCCTTGCTCTGGTCGGATTAGATATGTCAACCTGTGTGATCGGTTGACCAAAGACGTCGCATAGAACATGGCCTTCCTCGTtggaaaaatatgattgtCTGTTCATGTTATCGTGGAAGGTATCGGCAGCTTGTTCGAAAGGTTGGGCCTCCTGCACAGCGTCCAGGATGGGATCAGCAACAGAAGCAGTACGCATCTTCAATCTTGACTTATCGTCTTCAGAAATCTTAACATCCGAGGCACGGTTCCCTCCCTCATGATCACTCGTATTACTAATACCGGACTTCTTTCTAAAATGCATCATATTGCCCTAGTGTGCTGTTCGAGTAGTATGGTATTTCTGCAGTGCTTTATTGCTAGCTTTTGCTTGGTGGACCTGAGCAATCTTCAGGACAACGTATCGCGAATCAAActcctttcttttctattaataaaaataaacaaataaataataCAGACAGACTGCTTTGCCTCGATGGCACgaccaaaagaaaaaaaaagaaaaatttcgagcccaaaatttttttagcGCATTCAAGAGGCCGTACACCACATTTATGTGATACAGAGATGGTTTGCCGATTATTGGTATTATTGTATaaatatttgtatatacGTGGGTGTGCATATATagatttttctatttttacTTATTAGTTTCTTTGCAACAGGCAAGGATGGATTGCTTGACACTTTCGCAAGCGTTCTTAAGCTCCTCTGGGGACATGGCGGCGTTACAGCAGATTTTCAAGCTAGGGACAATTGGTAGCGTTTCCTGTTTCAGAACAATAGTGTTTCTTGTGATGAGCACGTTGTGGTTGATAAGGGCATAGTCGACTATGGATTGCaggaatttttcttcctcttcgtaTGGCGCAATGTGCTTGTTTGTGTGGGACTTCTTCTGCAAGGCTGACATGGTCTCGAATAGTTGCTCGCAGGTGTAGCCGAATTCGCGAGATCTAAACGCGGGAGTCAATTGCAAGTGGAGGACAGCGGACACTGGAGAGGATGTCACGACGAGATATGGACGCAGGGAGTCGTCGGATGCAAAGTATTCGTGCAAGGACTTGGACAGCCTTTGCAACGACTGTACTGCGTCGTTGTTCGAGTCCATCATTTTCAGCATTTTGGAGACGGATGTGACGGTGTATGCGGGCAAACAGGCAGAGAAACAGTAGGCGTTGGAGCCGATACGCTGGTGAAGACACATGACACTGTCACCGAGCACAAACCCACCGGTGGAGCCCAATGCTGTGGCCATGGACCCGACGGTGATGTCGATGGCGGTGGCACGGTCCATGTTAAAGTGCTCGGACAGCCCGCGACCCGTGGCGCCAAGAACACCGATGGAGAAGGTCTCGTCGACAAACAACCTGAACTTGTGCTTGTTCTTCAACCTGGTCAATTCGGGCAGCGGAGCCAAATCCCCAGAGTTGTGGAAGATACCCTCGGTGACGATGAATTTTCTGGGAATGGCTGGAGGcttttcgattttttcctGCTCGGTCAACTCGTTTAGCAGGCTTTCTAACGAATTCATGTCGTTATGGTTGAAGTAGTACACTGTGGATCTGCTGAGTTGCAAAGCATTCTGCACCGACAACGACACCTGGTCATCGGCCACGATAACGTCACCACGCTTGGTGAAGGCAGGCAGAACAGAAGGAGCAGCACAGAAGTCCTGTCCGTACAGCACGGCGCCCTGGGTGCCGAAGAACTGGGCCAGGTCATATTCCAACGTGTAGTGAACGTCCTGGTTACCGTAGAACCCGGCAGGCCCACAAGCGCCCACACCGTAGTTCCTGATGGTGGTCTTGACCACCTCTTCGACGGGCTCGGTGGTGGCCAGCTGCAGGAAGTTGTTCGAGGCCAGGTTGAAAACGTCCGTGTAGGTCTCCTTCAGGTTGTTTctggtgatggtgatgtGGTTCTGGATGGGCATTTCCATGGTCACGGGGATCGTGGCAACTCTCCACGCCTGCTCATCGAAGGACGAAGAGTCGACCAGTGGCTCGGGCTCCCAGTCCTCGATGAGCGTGTCGATCTCCTGGGGCGACAAGTTGGGCTTCTGCGACTGGAGACTCTTTTTCTGCTGCGGCTTGGACAGGTAGTAGATGATCCCGTACAAAATAAGGCCTATCTCGATGGTGGTCCTGTACGGATCGTCGTGGTGCGATTTCTTGATGTAAGAGACGACGAACTGGCCGCCGGGGATCTGGACCAGCACCAAGTTGAAGTAGTACCATACGTACGACGAGGTCGTGACGATGAAAGCCGGGATCGGTATTGATTTGGGCAAAACTTCCGGAATATGAGCCATTGCGTCTTTTGAAATGCGAACGAAAAAAACTCTAGACGAGCGAAATGCGTGTATTGCAGTGAAGGATAGAGCGCTCTTATAACTATGCTACTCGATGTCCTTGGAAAagattttgttttttttttgcctttccctttccctttctttttctatacTGCTTAATCTTATTTTCGTATGCTGCTGTGTGTTACTAATATGCCCCTATAAAGAAAGAGtgagtgaaaaatttgttagcaaaagaacgaaaacaaaaaggaaaaaaaatgctaagAAATTATGGCGcctcaaagaaagaaaaaaaaacaaaaaaacgcGAGTTTAGGTCTCTCGTATATGGTGATGCCTCATTAGGGTTTATGTCGCCATTTTCCGGACGTGCCCTacttcttggaaaaaaaggggTTTCCAGCCCTAACCCCTTTTTTCCGTACATAACTATGTACCTTCACACGGCAGGGGTGTGGAGGGTGGCGGttattttccatattcattttttttttttgagaacAAGGTCAAAGTTTACTGAAGCATTGTACATTGGATTACCAGCTCTTAAAGCCAGTGTGCGCAACTCGGTGCTCATTACTCGATGCAACAAACCCATTGCTGCGATTGGTACTGTAAACGTCGGTTGCAATCTTGACCTTGTGAAGCGCATGCTTATCGCTTCGCGTACCCATCTTGGTGGAACCACATCACACGGTTTGGAGGCTTCTGTGCCGCTTTTGGCTCTTGATCTCTTGTCCTCCTGGCCACCAGCTTTCGCTGGTGGCCTTCTAATACTTGCTTTCTACTGACCTTTACGTTTGGGCAGGGGACAAATCACCCGCGGGGCCTCAAAGAAGGGGTCTGCTaataaaagtaaaagaTAAGAGCTGCAACAAAAAGGTCTGAAACAAcgcttttttctcttctccTTCAGGTTGAACAGGGcaaaagagagaaagaacAAACACTACTCAAAAGAgacagttttttttttctcactCAACCGAAAACGTATTCACGCTATGAAACCAATTACCAGCTTACTATGTGGACTGGGCCTGTCCACCACTCTCGCCACGGCCATCTCGTTGCAAAGACCGCTGGGCCTAGATAAGGACATCTTGCTGCAGACGGCAGAGAAATTTGGCCTGGACTTGGACCTGGACCATCTGTTGAAGGAGTTGGACTCCAACGTACTGGACGCATGGGCTCAGATAAACGACCTGTACCCAAACCAGGTTATGAGTCTTCAAACTTCGACAAAGCCGAAGTTCCCTGAGGCCATCAAGACCAGGAAGGACTGGGACTTCGTGGTCAAGAACGACGCTATCGAAAACTACCAGCTGCGTGTCAACAAGATCAAGGACCCTAAAATCCTCGGTATCGACCCTAACGTCACACAGTACACCGGCTACTTGGACGTGGAGGACGAAGAcaagcattttttcttctggaCGTTCGAGAGTAGAAACGACCCTGCGAAGGACCCGGTCATCCTCTGGTTGAACGGTGGGCCAGGCTGCTCCTCGTTGACCGGATTGTTCTTTGAATTGGGGCCCTCGTCCATCGGTCCCGATTTGAAACCGATCGGAAACCCGTACTCGTGGAACAGTAACGCCACCGTGATCTTCCTTGACCAACCCGTCAACGTTGGGTTCTCCTATTCCGGGACCTCCGGTGTCTCGAACACCGTCGCCGCCGGCAAGGACGTCTACAATTTCCTGGAACTGTTCTTCGATCAGTTCCCCGAATACGTCAACAACGGCCAGGATTTCCACATTGCTGGAGAGTCCTACGCTGGCCATTACATCCCCGTTTTTGCCTCCGAGATCTTGTCGCACAAGGACAGGAGTTTCAACTTGACCTCCGTCCTCATCGGCAATGGTCTCACCGACCCGTTGACCCAGTACAACTACTACGAGCCAATGGCGTGCGGCGAAGGCGGTGAACCTTCCGTTTTACCCTCCGAAGAATGTTCCGCTATGGAGGACTCTCTGGAACGTTGTCTGGGGCTGATCGAGTCGTGTTACAATTCCCAATCCGTCTGGTCCTGTGTTCCCGCCACTATCTATTGTAACAACGCCCAGTTGGCTCCTTACCAGCGCACCGGTAGAAACGTCTACGACATCAGAAAGGATTGTGAAGGCGGCAGTCTGTGCTACCCAGCCTTACAAGATATCGACGACTACCTGAACCAGGACTACGTCAAGGAGGCCGTCGGCGCAGAGGTCGACCACTACGAGTCCTGCAATTTCGACATCAACAGAAACTTCTTGTTCGCAGGTGACTGGATGAAGCCTTACCACACAGCCGTCACGAATCTTTTGAACCAAGACCTGCCTATCCTGGTCTACGCAGGTGACAAGGACTTCATCTGCAACTGGTTGGGTAACAAGGCATGGACCGACGTCCTGCCATGGAAGttcgatgaagaatttgcCAGCCAAAAAGTACGTAATTGGACCGCCTCCATCACCGACGAGGTCGCTGGCGAAGTCAAGTCCTACAAGCATTTCACCTACCTGAGAGTCTTCAACGGTGGTCACATGGTTCCATTTGACGTCCCTGAAAATTCCCTAAGTATGGTCAACGAATGGATCCACGGCGACTTCTCCTTGTAAAGCGAATAGTTGTAAACAtgactttttttatgtatcCACCGGGActgaaataaataaatatatatatatatacgtatatgTATTCGTTCCATATTATAGCTTTATCTGTTATGGGCTCTGTTGCTCTTTTACTTCATTTCGTAACGtcagttttatttttaagTATTATTGTCCCTAATTTTCCGCTGAAGGGAGAGGAATCAGCCtccagaaaaaagaagccatcagaaaaaaagagaattgaACAATAGAACGGTGCACAGTGCTCCTCGACTCACGCAATAGTAAACAAGTTCTTTCAACCATTAGATTCGCAAAAACATGTCCCAGCCTGCTCCCATTATAACCACCAAATCAGCGGACAAGccaaaaccaaaaattttcaacttgtttCGTGTTTGCCTCATTTCACTGTTATTAATCGCTGCCGTGGAATATTTCAAGTATGGTACAAGAATTAATTACGAATGGTTCCACTGCACCCCAATCAATGAGCCTCAATCTGGTTCAGTAATCAAACTTTGGGCTCGTGGTGGGCCAAGTTGTGATAAAAGAGGCGAATATAAGACTATCGTAAAGAGAATCACAAGAGACTACGAACCAAACGATGAGCATCTATCCTTCTGTATTattgaaaacgaaaacGTTCCACCCGTTCATTACCCCATTCACGAGGACAAAGGTGAACCAGGCTACGTGGCTTACGTAGGTTACGATACGGACTCCGAATTGGTTCAAAAATTATGTGCTGATTCCACTATTTATCACATGTgagttctttcttttacaTACATAAACATAGAAAAAAGGCAACCCCAATATAGGTATTTACCAATGTGTATGCACATCTATATTTAtacattcaaagaaaaataagatcGCTCAGGATGAAAGGAACGTTACCTTCTCGTTTCTGATATTTTCGAATTCTTCCTATGTTTCATAAACATCTTGCCCAGTTCCTCTTGGATGTTAACCTGGAAAGAAGTTAAAGATTGCGCTTCATTGAGATCATAAAAATTGTATATTTCCCTGCCATCCTTCATTCCATCCGTTGTGGGAACAAAGTTCGTGTATCGCGTCAAAAATTGGACATCTTCCACCTCAGTGGGCTCGAATCTTTCGTCTATTGTTTTTATTAATCCAATAGAATCACAACCCTTTGGAATTGATATTCTACTGCGCTTGACCATTTCAATATAATCTTCCATATCCCTACCCTCAACAGCATGTTTCAGTATCTCCTGATACTTCAAACCCAGCGCTTTctcatcttcctcttcattaCGGTGTTCATCTATATAAAACAATGAGCTATCATTAAAATAGCAAAACGATCTTAATGATTGCAAAACGAAGTCGATATGCGCTGACTGCCATACGGTAGTGTTCCTTTGTAAACTGAAGATTTTGTCACTGTTTAAGCACCACACGGAAAattcattgtcatcattCAACTGCTTTATACTGCTGAAGGTGCTGAATAGTTCTCCTAACCACAGTTGTTGATCATTTGATGACCAATCTAACAATATGAGCCAGTGGATCTTCGAAGACCGTTCTTGAAGGAAAGGTTTCAAGAGATTTAATGCATCGGGACCACTTTTAATCAGTGTATACACATCTAAACTACAGTGTTGTTCTAAATCATTTGTCCACCCTATCGTCGCAAAATTAACCAACTTGGTATCTAATAGCGAGCTGGTTCCCTCTGGAAAACAAAGGGTCGTAAATTGATGTAATGTTTCACTCGATAGGGAATGTATgactgctgttgttgcaaCGGTTCCTTTAGTATTGGTTACGGGTTCACTCTGAGCCAATAATTCGTCCCATGCATTTCCCATTATCCACGAGAACACACAATTCCCCTGCTCTCTctactttgaaaaattggtagACGTgctattttttgtttacctttttgattttttttttttcaatacaTATATTGTTTAGGTaagaatacaaaaaaagttatgTTTAGGAATGGGCgcatttcaaaaataatttaCACTGCACGcccaactgaaaaattttcggAATACTCTATCAATAATCTGCACAATTATATAATCCGATATCAACTTCAGCCTTCATATCTGATGAATTGTTAGCGATCGATTCAcgtttttcttccaattcttgtAGATAACCGTCTTCAACACCTGTGACGTAACTCCCAGTAAAAACACCATCTTCGAACTTGCTTATTTTATCGGTTTTGCAGCAGTCAATCAAATCTTCCAGTGATTGATAAATTACCTTTTCACAACCAATCACATCCGCCACTTCCTCATCAGTTCTGTTATAAGCAATTAAATTTTTTGTGTCTGTCAAGTCGATACCGTATATGTGGTTATAACGAATGGCTGGGGCAGCTGATGCAAAGTAAACTTTTGTTGCGCCTGATTCCTTGGCCATATTAACGATTTCCTTGGAAGTAGTACCTCTAACAATGGAATCATCCACTATCAGAACGTTTTTACCCTTAAATTCGGACTCCATAGGGTTAAGCTTCCTCCTCACTGAAGAAACTCTTTCTCTTTGGTTTGGCATGATGAATGTTCTACCAACATACCTATTCTTAACAAAGCCCTCTCTGTACGGCTTGCCTAAAACATTGGCGCATTCTAAGGCGCATGTCCTGGCGGTATCCGGGACAGGAATTACAACATCAATGTCTTCTGGCTTCAACTGCTTCAAGATGTTTTCTGCTAATTTAGAACCCATGGCCAATCTTGTGTGGTAAACTGATATACCATCCAAGACACTGTCCGGCCTAGCAAAATACACATACTCGAACAAATCAGGTCTATAGGAGTTTATAGGGACCACCTGCTTGAATTCAGGTTCGCCTCTACTACAGTTCTTGGGGATAATGACTGCCTCACCAGGCTTCAAATCACGGTATTTCGTGAAGTTGTGAGCTTTGAAAACAACACTCTCTGAAGCTAGCATATAGTCTTTGGTACCGTCTGAATTTTCCCTCTCGCCGAATAGTAAGGGTCTAATACCGTTTGGATCTCTGAACCCGAATAGTGCAAACCCGGCCAGCAAACCGACACAGGCGTAACCACCACGACATAAACGGTAAACCCCCTCTAAGGCGTGGAAGACATCTTCGTTGTTAACTCTGTACTTGTTGTGCTTTTCTAATTCAGCAGcgaaaatattcaatagTAACTCAGAATCACTGTCTGTGTTGATATGTCTATGAACATCTTCATCCATATATCTCTTTAGTGAGGCAGTATTCACTAGATTACCGTTATGTGCCATATTAATACCGTAAGGACTGTTAACGTAAAAGGGTTGTGCCTCTGAGTTAGCGGAAGAACCGGCAGTAGGATACCTCAAGTGGGCAATACCCATGGAACCAGCAAGTCCTGAAACACGTTGTTGCGTGAAAACATCACGAGCCATACCATTACCTTTACATTGGTATATTCTACCACGAGAACCACAGGTAGCTATACCAGCTGCATCTTGTCCACGGTGttgtaaaaaaatgcatcCATCACACAATTCCGGAGCTACTGGAGTGTTTTGGTTTGCCAACACAATACCTAAAATACCACACATTCTGCTCTTCTGCTATATGCTGTACTTCTTTCCTTGCTTAACTTGTAATAACGGAACCTGTTCTCAAGATGAATCCTTCCCAACTATGACTTTAAAGTAAACTGAACTGTACGGTGGAtgttaaaaattttcttcagttaAAAAAACGAAGGAAATTACCTTGacttgatgaaaaaatatcagatATATTGACAAACCTATTACTAAATCTGTAAGTAACCAAACTTTAAATACACCTCAACCTCTGTCATTTGCCACAAGGTCACTCATTCGTATTCATGATTCCAGGatttatattattattcatGTTCGCTCTAACTCTGTTCTGCTATTCGCGGCAGGAAGAGTCAATCCACCCGGTCATTGAAAAACCGCGGAGAATAATGTttaattttccttttcctctttgaaaTTCCTCAAAAGAGACTTATAAATGTATACTTTATTACTTACTAGTGAGCATTCATAGTGCTTGCTCGTCTTTGAGTTCGTTCTCTAAATGACTCAAATCTTCTTGTATGGTCCACAGTTCGCGGTAGAGCGAACCAGGTGTGGCCAACAGTTCAATATGCTTACCATCCTCTTTTACTGTTCCGTTGTCGAGGACGATGATTTTGTCTGCATCTGCAATGGTTCTCAATCTATGTGCAATGTACACACTTGTTCTCGAACCAGAAGGGAAGTTACTTCTAATAGTCCGTAAGAGGGCTTGTTCTGTGTGTGTATCCAACGCACTCGTGGCCTCATCGAAAAACATAATC
The window above is part of the Saccharomyces kudriavzevii IFO 1802 strain IFO1802 genome assembly, chromosome: 13 genome. Proteins encoded here:
- the DYN3 gene encoding dynein light intermediate chain (similar to Saccharomyces cerevisiae DYN3 (YMR299C); ancestral locus Anc_5.22), with translation MGNAWDELLAQSEPVTNTKGTVATTAVIHSLSSETLHQFTTLCFPEGTSSLLDTKLVNFATIGWTNDLEQHCSLDVYTLIKSGPDALNLLKPFLQERSSKIHWLILLDWSSNDQQLWLGELFSTFSSIKQLNDDNEFSVWCLNSDKIFSLQRNTTVWQSAHIDFVLQSLRSFCYFNDSSLFYIDEHRNEEEDEKALGLKYQEILKHAVEGRDMEDYIEMVKRSRISIPKGCDSIGLIKTIDERFEPTEVEDVQFLTRYTNFVPTTDGMKDGREIYNFYDLNEAQSLTSFQVNIQEELGKMFMKHRKNSKISETRR
- the PRC1 gene encoding carboxypeptidase C PRC1 (similar to Saccharomyces cerevisiae PRC1 (YMR297W); ancestral locus Anc_5.27), whose product is MKPITSLLCGLGLSTTLATAISLQRPLGLDKDILLQTAEKFGLDLDLDHLLKELDSNVLDAWAQINDLYPNQVMSLQTSTKPKFPEAIKTRKDWDFVVKNDAIENYQLRVNKIKDPKILGIDPNVTQYTGYLDVEDEDKHFFFWTFESRNDPAKDPVILWLNGGPGCSSLTGLFFELGPSSIGPDLKPIGNPYSWNSNATVIFLDQPVNVGFSYSGTSGVSNTVAAGKDVYNFLELFFDQFPEYVNNGQDFHIAGESYAGHYIPVFASEILSHKDRSFNLTSVLIGNGLTDPLTQYNYYEPMACGEGGEPSVLPSEECSAMEDSLERCLGLIESCYNSQSVWSCVPATIYCNNAQLAPYQRTGRNVYDIRKDCEGGSLCYPALQDIDDYLNQDYVKEAVGAEVDHYESCNFDINRNFLFAGDWMKPYHTAVTNLLNQDLPILVYAGDKDFICNWLGNKAWTDVLPWKFDEEFASQKVRNWTASITDEVAGEVKSYKHFTYLRVFNGGHMVPFDVPENSLSMVNEWIHGDFSL
- the LCB1 gene encoding serine C-palmitoyltransferase LCB1 (similar to Saccharomyces cerevisiae LCB1 (YMR296C); ancestral locus Anc_5.28) is translated as MAHIPEVLPKSIPIPAFIVTTSSYVWYYFNLVLVQIPGGQFVVSYIKKSHHDDPYRTTIEIGLILYGIIYYLSKPQQKKSLQSQKPNLSPQEIDTLIEDWEPEPLVDSSSFDEQAWRVATIPVTMEMPIQNHITITRNNLKETYTDVFNLASNNFLQLATTEPVEEVVKTTIRNYGVGACGPAGFYGNQDVHYTLEYDLAQFFGTQGAVLYGQDFCAAPSVLPAFTKRGDVIVADDQVSLSVQNALQLSRSTVYYFNHNDMNSLESLLNELTEQEKIEKPPAIPRKFIVTEGIFHNSGDLAPLPELTRLKNKHKFRLFVDETFSIGVLGATGRGLSEHFNMDRATAIDITVGSMATALGSTGGFVLGDSVMCLHQRIGSNAYCFSACLPAYTVTSVSKMLKMMDSNNDAVQSLQRLSKSLHEYFASDDSLRPYLVVTSSPVSAVLHLQLTPAFRSREFGYTCEQLFETMSALQKKSHTNKHIAPYEEEEKFLQSIVDYALINHNVLITRNTIVLKQETLPIVPSLKICCNAAMSPEELKNACESVKQSILACCKETNK
- the LIP1 gene encoding sphingosine N-acyltransferase subunit LIP1 (similar to Saccharomyces cerevisiae LIP1 (YMR298W); ancestral locus Anc_5.26), coding for MSQPAPIITTKSADKPKPKIFNLFRVCLISLLLIAAVEYFKYGTRINYEWFHCTPINEPQSGSVIKLWARGGPSCDKRGEYKTIVKRITRDYEPNDEHLSFCIIENENVPPVHYPIHEDKGEPGYVAYVGYDTDSELVQKLCADSTIYHM